From the genome of Vigna angularis cultivar LongXiaoDou No.4 chromosome 11, ASM1680809v1, whole genome shotgun sequence, one region includes:
- the LOC128194645 gene encoding uncharacterized protein LOC128194645, whose amino-acid sequence MAGSHQTFAEGASINRPPLFTGENYAFWKVRMQIFIESIDCEIWDVIASGSSVPTNNIQEPKPRGQWTIEEKKRFQNDVKARNIIASALTVDEFYRVSVCKTAQEMWDVLRVTHEGTYDVKRARKNSLIQEYEMFRMKQGETISDVQKRFTNIVNHLIGLGKSFDTDELNIKILKSLDRSWQPKVTYYKNQEKSCGVSIVVAQNT is encoded by the coding sequence atggcaggatcacatcaaacctttgcagagggtgcatcaatcaatagacccccactattcacaggtgagaactatgcattctggaaggtaagaatgcaaatatttattgaatctattgattgtgaaatttgggatgttattgcATCTGGTTCTTCTGTTCCTACTAACAATatacaggaaccaaagccccgtggtcaatggaccattgaagaaaagaaaagatttcagaatgaCGTTAAAGCTCGGAATATTATTGCATCAGCattgactgttgatgagttctacagggtttctgtctgcaaaactgctcaagaaatgtgggacgtGCTCAGAGTAACACATGAAGGAACATATGACGTAAAGAGGGCAAGAAAGAATTCCCTAATTCAAGAATATGAAATGTtccggatgaagcaaggagaaacaatttctgacgttcaaaaacgcttcaccaacattgtcaatcatctcattggactaggtaagtcatttgatactgatgaactaaacattaaaatcttaaagtctttagacaggtcgtggcaacctaaggtgac